The Rickettsiales bacterium genome has a segment encoding these proteins:
- a CDS encoding TIGR00282 family metallophosphoesterase, with amino-acid sequence MKILFLGDVVGRSGREAACLYITHARNKHNLDFIVVNAENAAGGFGLTPAICDDFFKAGAHVLTTGNHVWDQQDIIPRLSKDSRVLRPHNYPEGTPGTGMHLATNAKGQSLLVLHLQGQVFMHEHLPCPFACADNALKSYTLGANVSAILVDIHAEANSEKMALGHHLDGRVSAVIGSHTHVPTSDARIFRKGTAYQTDAGMCGDYDSVIGMEKAAPLKRFTSKISKHNRMVAASGEATVCGVIVETDDKTGLATGIEPVKSGGMIGV; translated from the coding sequence ATGAAAATTTTGTTTCTTGGGGATGTAGTGGGACGCAGCGGACGAGAAGCCGCCTGTCTTTATATCACCCATGCGCGCAACAAGCATAACCTCGACTTTATTGTTGTGAATGCCGAGAATGCCGCTGGCGGATTCGGGCTCACCCCTGCCATCTGCGATGACTTCTTCAAAGCCGGTGCTCATGTCCTCACCACTGGAAACCATGTCTGGGATCAGCAAGATATCATTCCCCGCCTCTCCAAGGACAGCCGCGTGCTGCGCCCGCATAACTACCCTGAAGGCACTCCTGGCACGGGTATGCATCTGGCTACGAACGCTAAGGGTCAAAGCCTGCTGGTGCTACACCTGCAGGGCCAGGTATTCATGCACGAACATCTCCCCTGTCCGTTCGCCTGTGCAGACAACGCACTGAAGTCATACACGCTTGGCGCGAATGTTTCGGCCATACTGGTGGATATCCATGCCGAAGCTAATTCAGAAAAAATGGCGCTGGGCCATCATCTTGACGGGCGTGTTAGCGCCGTCATCGGCAGTCATACGCATGTACCCACAAGTGACGCAAGAATATTTCGCAAAGGCACGGCTTACCAGACAGATGCGGGCATGTGCGGTGACTACGATTCCGTGATCGGCATGGAAAAAGCCGCTCCCCTCAAACGCTTTACCAGCAAGATCAGCAAACACAACCGTATGGTTGCAGCATCCGGTGAAGCAACTGTGTGCGGGGTTATCGTGGAAACCGACGATAAAACGGGACTTGCGACGGGAATAGAACCGGTTAAAAGCGGCGGCAT
- a CDS encoding DMT family protein — MQTILLLIGSNIFMTFAWYGHLKNLNHKPLIFAILVSWGIAFFEYVLQVPANRIGYRVFSLGQLKIIQEIITMCVFAGFSYFYMEKALTLNFLYASCCMIAAAYFIFQDTPVGH; from the coding sequence ATGCAAACCATACTTCTGCTGATCGGCTCGAACATCTTCATGACATTCGCTTGGTACGGCCATCTAAAAAATCTGAACCACAAGCCCCTGATTTTCGCCATCTTAGTGAGCTGGGGCATTGCGTTCTTTGAATATGTACTGCAGGTCCCGGCTAACCGTATCGGCTACCGGGTGTTCAGCTTAGGCCAGTTGAAAATCATCCAGGAAATCATCACTATGTGTGTGTTTGCGGGTTTTTCCTATTTTTATATGGAAAAAGCGCTTACCCTCAATTTCCTCTATGCATCCTGCTGCATGATTGCAGCGGCCTATTTTATTTTTCAGGACACGCCTGTAGGGCACTAA